The nucleotide sequence aacaggcgccccatcgagcccgggctcgggcggtccatatgttccccggggccggtcggatcctagagcagggtgggaaccccggcagttatcgggccacagaggggcgtggggtgagccccggagatcagcccacagccgggcatggggtgagccccgagcatgtggaagaagcagaggagactggcaatgcaggcagcaccgagccggcatggatgatgagcccaatggagcgtgcctgcttggagttttgcattgagctgctcaaccagcgccaccgtgcccatgaatatgaaagcccccttgtgtgtgccatggcggtgctcggctggggggagactgggtggcgtgatcccgacagttacccccccattttatcgcggatgattgtgacggctcagctcagtgctttcatgaacattcattgtcagcatggcaaacaatgccatgaaagcaatcgagacaaacagctgcttagcgaggccacacacaaccatatataagacttctttgtgtaaatagactcttctttcttttcttttcctcttcagattcgatattctcgtcgatggctacaatagtctagataggaattcagttcattattatctactattccgagctcgtgacataatatcgaatctcaccctttcttttcaacacaCACCTACTTCATTGGCTCGATCCAGTGATCGTAGAGCCATAGTAGTGTGCCCCTCTGACCGACCGATAGACACCGATACCGACGCAACGAACCCAGCAGACATGCCTCGCCTAAGAAACACCATTGCCTCTACTAGAGCCAACCGGAACGAAGCGAATGATGATGAAACCAACCGAAACGAGGCGAATGACAATACCAACCAAGAGAACCGACGATCATCTGTGTtcattgatggagatgataaTGAAGAACAACAAATGGTGACATTGGAGGAGTTCCTCCAGTTCGTCTCTGAAAAGCCTGAGTGGCTGTATGAGAAGCTCTGTTCAATCCACCAACGATATGAAGAGTGCATTGACGAACAAGGAGTGCAACGTGCTGAAAGAGAACTCCAAGGCAGAACCAAGGATGGGGAGATTGCTCTTCTGCGCTGTGAACTGGAGGAAGTTAGAGAACAACTTCAGGACCGCATTGACAACGATGAGCATGTCCAACGGGAGCTAGCAGAGACTAGGTCTGAGCGTGATGCATATAGCCGCCAGATTGCAAAGATGGCCATGCAGTTGACCAACAGCGGCAATCAGGAACCCATGCCAACAACCACTAGTGTCCGAAAGACCACCAAGATTCCTGATCCCCCGATGTTGACTGATGGTAAGGAACCCCAATTCGAAGACTGGCTGCTCCTGATGACCAAAAACTTACTGCCAACGCCGACCATTTCGACAATTCCCAACTCCGTATGGCATATGTGGCTAGCCGCTGTGAGGGCAAGGCCTGGAAGCACATCACCCCTCGTATGCGAGAGGATGCCATGAACCCATATACTGATTCAAAGGACATGCTCGATCATCTGAAGACCATTTATGATGACCCGAACCGCATCGCCACTGCAAAGCATCATTTCCGACAACTTTATATGAAAACCAGTGACAAGTTCCATGAATTTCTGTCTGAGTTCCTGTACCTTGCTGCTGAAGCAGATGTTGCAGAAAAGGACTGGAAGGATGAACTGTACACCAAGTTGACAACCAGGCTACAAGAGTTGTGTATCGCTGACCGCATCAAGGATAACACCTTCCAGGAGTTCTCCAGCGCAGTCTCCCAGACTGCCAGTTTCCTTGAGGTTATCGGCCACCAGGCTCAGAGGAAGCGGACATTCACCctcaacaaggatatgagcAAGGGAACTAATCGAGCTGGGACCACCTTCAAGAAAGAACCAACCCCATCCTGGAGCACCACCCCACATACAAGTAACGCTGAACGTGACcgattgatgaaggaaggccGATGCTTCCATTGTCAGGAACATGGACATCTCGCTCGTGACTGTCCTACCAAGACTTCAACCTCTGAACTAAAGGAACTCGAGCAGAAAGCACCTGTGAATGAGATAAATGATGATGCGGGAAAAGTCTAGCCCAGGAGCAAGTCTCCAACCTGGGCCTAGATGGTGTCAACCTAGGCGAGTTAGATCTCAGTCAACTGATTGGGGGACAGGGATTCAATGTGAATAGTCAGATAGCTTACAATGGAATCAGTATCCCTCTGACGACCCTGGCTgacactggagcaaatggttaTCTCTTTATGGACACCCAACGAGCAGTTGGATTAGCAAAGTTCTTTGGAGTCCCAACACGACGACTTGATACACCCATAGGAACAAAGGGTTATGATGGAGGAACTGGCTCAACAATTACCCATGCCATTATTTGTCACTTGCTTATTGATGGGCGGCGGTTCTTGAACCAACCTTTTCTGATTGCTAATTTGGGACAGCATGATGTGATTGTTGGACGTAAGTGGTTCGACAGTCAGGATGTGTGGTTGAACGTCAAACACCGGAAGCTGGTATGGCCAGAGCAGCGAAGCCTCTTGGATGAAATCCAGTGCAAACAGTACTTGGTGGCTCCAAAGCAGATTCTTCAACATTCCAAGCCTGatcccatccaccaagctgatatggagcgacgtgatcgacaaattgagaagaaggaacaaAGAGAGCGATATCGAGTTCCCCAGAAAGAGGAATCAGACCGGCGAATGAATATGGCTAAGATGTCACGTGCTCTCAGGGGCCAGTCACTCCTGACTGACCAATCAATGGAATCAGAGGACCTCTCTAGACCAGTCATGGCCAACCAGAAATTACAAAGGGAGACAACATCTCACCAAGTAGCCCAAATTGATATTGCAGCAattggagcagcaccattccaacgacacctgaagaagaaggacactgAGGTCTTCATTGCTAGCCTGTCTGAAATTGACCGCATCATTGAAGAGAAACGCGAGGAGGACCGCCAGAAAGAAGATCACTATGAGGAAGAACTAGTACAACAACTACTACCCAAGCAATATCAGGAATATGCAGATGTTTTCTCCAAAGCAGCTTCTGATGAACTGCCTCTTCGACGGGCAAACGATTACCAAATTGAACTTGAAGATGGGAAGACtgcagaaagagaagt is from Aspergillus chevalieri M1 DNA, chromosome 8, nearly complete sequence and encodes:
- a CDS encoding uncharacterized protein (COG:L;~EggNog:ENOG410PI7H), with product MQEWCGPLPVYGMTARQQRKWQMLWQLAMPTMARPQQAPHRARARAVHMFPGAGRILEQGGNPGSYRATEGRGVSPGDQPTAGHGVSPEHVEEAEETGNAGSTEPAWMMSPMERACLEFCIELLNQRHRAHEYESPLVCAMAVLGWGETGWRDPDSYPPILSRMIVTAQLSAFMNIHCQHGKQCHESNRDKQLLSEATHNHI